From Serinus canaria isolate serCan28SL12 chromosome 26, serCan2020, whole genome shotgun sequence, one genomic window encodes:
- the USP49 gene encoding ubiquitin carboxyl-terminal hydrolase 49 isoform X1, whose protein sequence is MDRCKHVGRLRLAQDHSILNPQKWQCVDCHTTESLWACLKCSHVACGRYIEEHALRHFQETRHPLAMEVHELYVFCYLCQDYVLNDNPEGDLKLLRSSLSAIKGQRSGRTLRSMALAEDAWRRRSPQGQSQMLTALWHRRQALLARALRTWFHKSSRGQLKLKEKKQMEELEKKKEAARQRRQEMKRQLLEELASTPPRKSARLLSHVHRESLIPRKFREVATASPTSRQVQSSRLKQFYSIRRQPLMTPGVTGLRNLGNTCYMNSILQVLSHLQKFRECFLTLDLCETEELLAKTVNGRARMPGKLANGAAANEPGKPDKVQSSPAGLNGGSSISRSLELIQPKEPSSKHISLCHELHTLFRVMWSGKWALVSPFAMLHSVWSLIPAFRGYDQQDAQEFLCELLDKVQQELESEGSRRRILIPFSQRKLTKQVLKVVNTIFHGQLLSQVTCRTCNYKSNTVEPFWDLSLEFPERYHALEKGILPVPQAECLLTEMLAKFTETEALEGRIYACDQCNSKRRKSSPKPLVLSEAKKQLLIYRLPQVLRLHLKRFRWSERNHREKIGVHVLFEQVLNMEPYCCRDSLPSLATETCVYDLSAVVMHHGKGFGSGHYTAYCYNTEGGFWVHCNDSKLNVCSVEEVCKTQAYILFYTQRTLQDKAGIPEKQLQTQVFATQNQ, encoded by the exons ATGGATAGATGCAAACATGTGGGGCGGCTACGACTCGCCCAGGACCACTCGATCCTGAACCCCCAGAAGTGGCAGTGCGTGGACTGCCACACCACCGAGTCCCTCTGGGCCTGCCTCAAGTGCTCCCACGTGGCCTGCGGGCGCTACATCGAGGAGCACGCCCTGAGGCACTTCCAGGAGACCCGGCACCCCTTGGCCATGGAAGTGCACGAGCTCTACGTCTTCTGTTACCTCTGCCAGGATTACGTCCTCAATGACAACCCCGAGGGTGACCTGAAGCTGCTGAGGAGCTCCCTGTCGGCCATCAAGGGGCAGAGGAGCGGGAGGACGCTGCGCTCCATGGCGCTGGCCgaggatgcctggaggaggaggagcccccagggccagTCCCAGATGCTCACGGCGCTGTGGCACCGGCGCCAGGCCCTGCTGGCGAGGGCTCTGCGCACCTGGTTCCACAAGAGCTCCCGGGGACAGCTGaaactgaaggagaaaaaacagatggaggagctggagaagaagaaggaggcGGCTCGGCAGCGGAGGCAGGAGATgaagaggcagctcctggaggagctggccaGCACTCCCCCCAGGAAGAGTGCCAGGCTGCTGTCCCACGTGCACAGGGAGAGCTTGATCCCAAGGAAATTCAGGGAGGTGGCCACAGCTTCCCCTACCTCAAGgcaggtgcagagcagcagattgAAGCAGTTCTACTCCATCCGGCGGCAGCCCCTGATGACGCCCGGGGTGACGGGGCTGAGGAACCTGGGCAACACTTGTTACATGAACTCCATcctgcaggtgctcagccaCCTCCAGAAGTTCCGAGAATGTTTCTTGACTCTTGATCTCTGTGAAACAGAAGAACTTTTAGCTAAAACTGTGAACGGGAGGGCCAGGATGCCTGGCAAGCTGGCGAACGGGGCCGCTGCTAACGAGCCGGGGAAGCCTGACAAGGTTCAGAGCTCTCCGGCCGGCTTGAACGGGGGCTCCTCCATCAGCCGCAGCTTGGAGCTGATCCAGCCCAAGGAGCCCAGCTCCAAGCATATCTCCCTGTGCCACGAGCTGCACACCCTGTTCAGGGTGATGTGGTCTGGCAAGTGGGCCCTGGTGTCCCCGTTTGCCATGCTGCACTCCGTGTGGAGCCTGATCCCGGCCTTCCGCGGCTACGACCAGCAGGACGCGCAGGAGTTCCTGTGCGAGCTCCTGGACaaggtgcagcaggagctcgAGTCCGAGGGCAGCAGGCGCAGGATCCTCATCCCCTTCTCGCAGAGGAAGCTCACCAAGCAGGTCCTCAAGGTGGTCAACACCATTTTCCACGGGCAGTTGCTCAGCCAG gtcACCTGCAGGACGTGCAACTACAAATCCAACACGGTGGAGCCCTTCTGGGACCTTTCCCTGGAGTTCCCAGAGCGGTACCATGCCCTGGAGAAGGGCATCCTGCCCGTGCCCCAGGCTGAGTGCCTGCTCACTGAGATGTTGGCCAAATTCACCGAGACAGAAGCCCTGGAGGGGAGGATCTACGCCTGTGACCAGTGCAACA gcAAACGGCGAAAATCTTCTCCCAAACCTCTTGTTCTGAGCGAAGCTAAAAAGCAGTTGCTGATCTACAGACTACCTCAGGTCCTCCGGCTGCACCTTAAACGCTTCAG GTGGTCTGAGCGCAATCACCGTGAGAAGATCGGGGTCCATGTCCTCTTTGAGCAGGTATTAAACATGGAACCTTACTGCTGCAGGGACTCTCTGCCCTCCCTTGCCACAGAGACCTGTGTCTATGACCTCTCAGCTGTGGTGATGCATCACGGGAAGGGGTTTGGCTCAGGACACTACACAGCCTATTGCTACAACACGGAGGGAG gtttttGGGTGCACTGCAATGACTCCAAACTGAATGTATGTAGCGTGGAGGAGGTGTGCAAGACCCAGGCCTACATCCTCTTCTACACTCAGAGAACGCTGCAGGACAAAGCAGGAATCCCAGAAAAACAACTCCAAACTCAGGTGTTTGCCACCCAAAACCAGTGA
- the TOMM6 gene encoding mitochondrial import receptor subunit TOM6 homolog, whose translation MAAVAAAGAGAAGAAGAVAAPPRGIRAWLRSAFRFATDRNDFRRNLLLNLGLFAAGVWVARNLTDIDLMAPQPVP comes from the exons AtggcggcggtggcggcggcaggagcgggagcggcgggagcaGCCGGGGCGGtggcggccccgccgcggggcATCCGCGCCTGGCTGCGGAGCGCCTTCCGCTTCGCCACCGACCGCAACGACTTCCGCAG GAACCTGCTGCTGAACCTGGGGCTGTTTGCCGCCGGGGTCTGGGTGGCCCGGAACCTGACCGACATCGACCTGATGGCCCCGCAGCCCGTCCCGTAG
- the USP49 gene encoding ubiquitin carboxyl-terminal hydrolase 49 isoform X2 encodes MDRCKHVGRLRLAQDHSILNPQKWQCVDCHTTESLWACLKCSHVACGRYIEEHALRHFQETRHPLAMEVHELYVFCYLCQDYVLNDNPEGDLKLLRSSLSAIKGQRSGRTLRSMALAEDAWRRRSPQGQSQMLTALWHRRQALLARALRTWFHKSSRGQLKLKEKKQMEELEKKKEAARQRRQEMKRQLLEELASTPPRKSARLLSHVHRESLIPRKFREVATASPTSRQVQSSRLKQFYSIRRQPLMTPGVTGLRNLGNTCYMNSILQVLSHLQKFRECFLTLDLCETEELLAKTVNGRARMPGKLANGAAANEPGKPDKVQSSPAGLNGGSSISRSLELIQPKEPSSKHISLCHELHTLFRVMWSGKWALVSPFAMLHSVWSLIPAFRGYDQQDAQEFLCELLDKVQQELESEGSRRRILIPFSQRKLTKQVLKVVNTIFHGQLLSQVTCRTCNYKSNTVEPFWDLSLEFPERYHALEKGILPVPQAECLLTEMLAKFTETEALEGRIYACDQCNSKRRKSSPKPLVLSEAKKQLLIYRLPQVLRLHLKRFRWSERNHREKIGVHVLFEQVFGCTAMTPN; translated from the exons ATGGATAGATGCAAACATGTGGGGCGGCTACGACTCGCCCAGGACCACTCGATCCTGAACCCCCAGAAGTGGCAGTGCGTGGACTGCCACACCACCGAGTCCCTCTGGGCCTGCCTCAAGTGCTCCCACGTGGCCTGCGGGCGCTACATCGAGGAGCACGCCCTGAGGCACTTCCAGGAGACCCGGCACCCCTTGGCCATGGAAGTGCACGAGCTCTACGTCTTCTGTTACCTCTGCCAGGATTACGTCCTCAATGACAACCCCGAGGGTGACCTGAAGCTGCTGAGGAGCTCCCTGTCGGCCATCAAGGGGCAGAGGAGCGGGAGGACGCTGCGCTCCATGGCGCTGGCCgaggatgcctggaggaggaggagcccccagggccagTCCCAGATGCTCACGGCGCTGTGGCACCGGCGCCAGGCCCTGCTGGCGAGGGCTCTGCGCACCTGGTTCCACAAGAGCTCCCGGGGACAGCTGaaactgaaggagaaaaaacagatggaggagctggagaagaagaaggaggcGGCTCGGCAGCGGAGGCAGGAGATgaagaggcagctcctggaggagctggccaGCACTCCCCCCAGGAAGAGTGCCAGGCTGCTGTCCCACGTGCACAGGGAGAGCTTGATCCCAAGGAAATTCAGGGAGGTGGCCACAGCTTCCCCTACCTCAAGgcaggtgcagagcagcagattgAAGCAGTTCTACTCCATCCGGCGGCAGCCCCTGATGACGCCCGGGGTGACGGGGCTGAGGAACCTGGGCAACACTTGTTACATGAACTCCATcctgcaggtgctcagccaCCTCCAGAAGTTCCGAGAATGTTTCTTGACTCTTGATCTCTGTGAAACAGAAGAACTTTTAGCTAAAACTGTGAACGGGAGGGCCAGGATGCCTGGCAAGCTGGCGAACGGGGCCGCTGCTAACGAGCCGGGGAAGCCTGACAAGGTTCAGAGCTCTCCGGCCGGCTTGAACGGGGGCTCCTCCATCAGCCGCAGCTTGGAGCTGATCCAGCCCAAGGAGCCCAGCTCCAAGCATATCTCCCTGTGCCACGAGCTGCACACCCTGTTCAGGGTGATGTGGTCTGGCAAGTGGGCCCTGGTGTCCCCGTTTGCCATGCTGCACTCCGTGTGGAGCCTGATCCCGGCCTTCCGCGGCTACGACCAGCAGGACGCGCAGGAGTTCCTGTGCGAGCTCCTGGACaaggtgcagcaggagctcgAGTCCGAGGGCAGCAGGCGCAGGATCCTCATCCCCTTCTCGCAGAGGAAGCTCACCAAGCAGGTCCTCAAGGTGGTCAACACCATTTTCCACGGGCAGTTGCTCAGCCAG gtcACCTGCAGGACGTGCAACTACAAATCCAACACGGTGGAGCCCTTCTGGGACCTTTCCCTGGAGTTCCCAGAGCGGTACCATGCCCTGGAGAAGGGCATCCTGCCCGTGCCCCAGGCTGAGTGCCTGCTCACTGAGATGTTGGCCAAATTCACCGAGACAGAAGCCCTGGAGGGGAGGATCTACGCCTGTGACCAGTGCAACA gcAAACGGCGAAAATCTTCTCCCAAACCTCTTGTTCTGAGCGAAGCTAAAAAGCAGTTGCTGATCTACAGACTACCTCAGGTCCTCCGGCTGCACCTTAAACGCTTCAG GTGGTCTGAGCGCAATCACCGTGAGAAGATCGGGGTCCATGTCCTCTTTGAGCAG gtttttGGGTGCACTGCAATGACTCCAAACTGA